The genomic segment GACGACACGAGCAGGCCGCGGACCTGGCGCTGCTCGAACGCCTCGAGGTAGGCGTCCTCCCGCTTGCGGTCGCCGTGGGAGTGCGCGAAGAAGACGGTGAGACCGAGCCGCTCGGCGCGGTACTCGACCTCCTGGGCGATCTCGCTGAAGTGGGGGTTGCTGACGTCGGGCGACAGGTAGCCGATGAGGGTGCTGACACCCAGTCGCAGCTGCCGGCCGGCGATGGAGGGGACGAAGCCCAGCTCGTCGATCGCGATCGCGATCCGTCGCGCCCGCTCCGCCGACACGCGGTCGGGATGATTGAGGTACGCCGACACGGTGCCGACGGCCACGCCGGCGCGGGCCGCCACCTGGCGGATGCCGGGCCGGTGTCCTGCTCGCTCCTCGGTCGCCGCCACGTCAGCGCCAGTCGTGCTCGGCGGCGAAGCCGAGGCGTTCGCGGATCTTGCGGGTCGACATGAGCGACTCGAACTCGCCGAGGTCGTCGGCCACCGGCGTGCCGGGGAACCACCGCTGCGCGACCTCGCGCGACGGGGCCGCGTTCCCCGACTCGGGCGCCGCGACGTTGTACACCTCGAACCCCGGCTGCGCGGCCGCGAGCGCGAGGGAGACGGCGAGCGCGCCATCGCGCGAGTCCACCCACGAGCCCAGCAGGTCGCGGCGGTAGCCGGGCTCGGCGGCACGGGCGAAGGTGCCGTACTCGTCGGCGGCGACGACGTTCGTGAAGCGCAGCGCGGTGATCGAGGTCTCGGGTGCCCAGTGGACGAGCTGCGCGGCGATCGCCTCCTCGGCGACCTTGCCGAGCCCGTAGGTGTTGTTCGCGCTGGTGTACGTCTCGTCTACCGGCAGCGAGGGCGGGGCGTCGTCGAACGGGAATCCCATCGCCGTGATGCTCGAGGCGAGCACGACGGTGCGGATGGAGGCGCGGTGGGCCGCGAACAGCGCGTTGAACGACACCGCGACGTTGTTGTGGAAGGTCGCGGCATCCGGGACGAGTCCGTTGACAGGGATGGCGGCCAGGTGCACGAGCGCGTCCAGGCCGTCGTGACGCGCGGTCACCGACAGGAACGCGTCGAGCGTCTGGCCGAAGTCCGTGAGGTCGACGCGGGTGAAGCCGGGACCGGGAGTGCCGGTCAGGTCGAAGCCGATGACGTCGTGGCCGTCGGCGCGCAGCCGCTCCACCGTCGCCCGGCCGAGCTTGCCCCCGCTCCCGGTGACGCCGATCTGCATGCCGTACCTCCTCGTCCGACACCTCGCGAAACTTGAAACGTTTCGTTTTCGATGCGACACTCACTGTACACGCTAAATGAAACGTTTCGGAGTACTGAGAGAGGACACCGATGTCCGTCACCGTCGAGGCTCCCCGCATCGAACACCACCGCGAGCCGCTCGGCATCGGAGAGCGGATGCCGCGACTCTCGTGGCGCGTCGCCTCCGCACCGTCGGGCTGGCGCCAGGCCGCCTACCGCGTGGAGCTCGAGCAGCGCGGCGCCGCGACCTCGTTCGAGGTGCAGAGCCCCGACCAGGTGCTGGTGGCCTGGCCCGGCGAGCCCCTGCAGTCCCGCGAACGGGTCACCGTGCGCATCGCCGTGCGCGGAGCCGACGACGCGTGGTCCGAGGCATCCGCCCCCACCTCCCTGGAGGCGGGGCTCCTCGAGCCCGGGGATTGGACCGCACGCCCCGTCGGCGCCACGCGCAACGAGAACCCCAACACCGACGACCGGCGGCCGTCCCTCGTGCGCCGGGGCTTCGAGGCGCGAGAGGGCGTTGTGCGGGCACGGCTGTACGCGACGGCGCACGGCGTCTACGAGGCTGAGCTCAACGGCGAGCGCGTGGGCGACGACACGCTCTCTCCCGGGTGGACGGTCTACGGCACGCGGCTGCGGTACTACACGTACGACGTGACCGCACTCGTGCGCCCCGGCCACAACGCCATCGGCGCGTGGCTGGGCGACGGCTGGTATCGCGGCCGCCTCGGCTGGCGCGGCGGGTTCCGCAACGTCTACGGGTACGACCAGTCCTTCCTCGGACAGCTGGAGCTGACGTACGCCGACGGGACCCGCGAGGTGATCGCCACCGACCACTCGTGGCGGTCGGCGCCGAGCCCGATCCTGCAGAGCGGCATCTACGACGGCGAGGACTACGACGCGCGCGAGGAGCAGCCCGGGTGGTCCGCACCCGCGTTCGACGACTCCGCGTGGGAGGGCGTGCAGGAGCGCCACCGCGACCCGGCCACGCTCGTCGCCCCCACCGCGCCCCCGGTGCGGGCCACCGAGGAGCTGCGTCCCGTCGAGGTGCTCACGGGTCCGAGCGGCTCGCGCATCCTCGACTTCGGCCAGAACCTGGTCGGGCGGGTGCGGATCCGCGTGTCGGGCCCCGCGGGAGCGACCGTGACGCTGCGTACCGCCGAGGTCATGCAGGACGGCGAGATCTACACCCGGCCGCTGCGCGCGGCGCGCGCGGCCGACAGCTACACTTTCGCCGGCCGTGACGCCGAGGAATGGGAGCCGCGGTTCACTTTCCATGGGTTCCGCTATGTCGAGGTCGGGGGATGGCCGGGAGATCTGGATGCCGATGCCGCCGCGGGCGCCCTGGTGGCGCGGGTCTACCACACCGATCTCGAGCGCACCGGCTGGTTCGAGTCCTCTGATCCGGCGCTGAACCGCCTGCACGAGAACGTCGTGTGGGGGATGCGCGGCAACTTCGTCGACATCCCCACGGACTGCCCGCAGCGCGACGAGCGGATCGGCTGGACGGGCGACATCCAGGTGTTCGGCCCGACCGCCTCGACGCTGTTCGACGTGTCGGGCATGCTCTCGGGCTGGCTGCGGGACGTCGCCATCGAGCAGCTTCCCGACGGGACCGTCCCGTGGTACGTCCCGGTGATCCCCGCCGTCGACAAGTGGACGCCGATGCGGCCGGGGGCTGCCTGGGGCGATGTGGCAACGTTGCTGCCGTGGACGCTGTACGAGCGCTTCGGCGACGTCGCGGTGCTCGAGGCGCAGTTCGACAGCGCCCGCCGGTGGGTGGATCTGCTCGAGCGGCTCGCCGGCCCGTCCCGCCTGTGGGACACCGGCTTCCAGCTCGGGGACTGGCTCGACCCGGCCGCGCCGCCGCACGATCCCGCCGACGCCCGCACCGACCGGTACCTCGTGGCGACCGCCTACTTCGCCAAGTCGGCACGCACGGTCGCCCGCATGGCCGACGTGCTCGGGCTCGCCGAGGAGCGGACGCACTACGACGCGCTCGCCGGCGAGGTCGTCGCCGCGTTCGCCGAGGCGTACGTGAACGACGACGGCACCATGACCAGCGACGCGCAGACGGCGTACGCGCTCGGGCTGCGATTCGACCTCATCACCGACCCGGGGCGGAGGGATGCCGCGGCCGCCCGTCTCGCGCAGCTCGTGCACGAGGCGGGGAACCGCATCTCGACCGGCTTCGTCGGCACGCCCCTGGTCTCGGATGCGCTGAGCTCGGGCGGGCAGGTGGAGACGGCGTACGACCTGATCCTCGAGCGCGAGTGCCCCTCGTGGCTGTACCAGGTCGAGCAGGGGGCGACGACGGTGTGGGAGCGGTGGGACTCGCTGCTGCCGGACGGAACGGTCAACCCGGGCCAGATGACGTCCTTCAACCACTACGCCCTGGGTGCGGTCGCCGACTGGATGCACCGCGTCATCGCCGGCCTCGCGCCGGATGCCCCGGGCTACCGCCGCATCCGCTTCGCACCCCGGCCCGGCGGCGGACTCACGTCGGCCTCGGCGCGCCAGCTCACCGCGTACGGCGAGGCGGCGATCGCCTGGCGCATGGCCGACGGGCGCCTGCACGTCGAGGCGACGGTGCCGATCGGCGCCGAGGCCGTGCTCGACCTGGCCGGCGCCCGCGAGGAGACGCTTCCGCCCGGCACGCACACCCGCGACGTCGCCCAGACCGCCTGACCCTCCGGGACGCCCCGTCCCGAGGCGGGCCTGAGTCGCCAAGACACGCCGTACACCGCATCCTCGCCCGGCGCGTCTTGGCGATTCGCATGCGCGTGCTGCGTGGACGAATGTCTAGCGTTCTGCGCAGATAGTGAATATCCTTTCGTTAGCGAATCGTCAATCGATTCGCCACGATCGGAGACGCCGTGCCCCTCACGCCATACACCCGGCAAGCGGACGGCCAGGTGCGTCTGCTCACGAAAGTGGCCCGCATGTACCACGAGCGCGGCGTCCGGCAGGCCGACATCGCCACCGCGCTCAATATCTCACAGGCCAAGGTGTCGCGGCTGCTCAAGCGCGCGGAATCCGTCGGCATCGTGCGGACGATCGTGACCGTCGCCCCCGGCGTGCACGCCGAGCTCGAGGAGCGGCTCGAGGAGAAGTACGGCCTCGCGGAGGCCGTGGTGGTCGACGTCGACCCGGACGCCGACGAGAAGGAGCTCCTGGCGTCGCTGGGCGCGGGCGCCGCCGGCTACCTCGAGGCCACGCTCTCGGGAGCCGACCGGATCGGCGTCTCGTCGTGGAGCCAGACGATCCTCGCCATGGTCGACCGCATGCGGCCGTTCACGGTGCGTGGCGCGACCGAGGTCGTGCAGCTGCTCGGCGGAGTGGGCGCACCCGAGGCGCAGAGCCACTCCAACCGCATCCTCGGCGAGCTCGCCCGCACGCTCGGCGCCGAGCCGGTGTACGTGCAGGCGCCGGGCGTCGTCGGCGATCCGGCCATCCGCGACAGCCTGCTGCGGGACCCCTCGATGCAGGAGGTCGCCCGGCACTGGAGGGACCTCACCATGGCGATCATGGGCGTGGGCAGCATCGAGCCGTCGGACGTGCTCGCCACCAGCGGCAACGCATTTCCGCCCGAGGAGCGGCAGGCGCTCCTGGACGAGGGCGCCGTCGGCGACATCTGCCACCGCATCTTCCGCGCCGACGGCTCACTGGTGCGCGGCGCGATCGACGACCGGATCATCGCGATCCCCGTCGAGAACCTGATGCGCATCCCCCGCCGCGTGGGGATCGCCGGCGGCGACCGCAAGCTCGAGGCCATTCACGGCGCCCTCGCGGGCAGCTGGGTCACGACGCTGGTCACCGACCTCCGGTCGGCGGAGGCGCTCGCCGACCGCTGACCGCTGGCCGCCGACCGCTGGCCGCGACTCTCAGCGCTGCGAGAGCGACTCCGCCAGGCGCTCGACGCCGAGCCGCGGGCTGGTGAGCACCGGCACCTCGACCGAGACGGCCTCGGCGGCGGAGGCCATGGACGCCTGCGCCAGCACGATGACGTCCGCCTCGGCCGCGCCGCGCTCGATCGCCGCGGCGACCAGACGGTCGTGGGTGGTGCGGTCGCCCCCGGCAACGGCTGCGAAGGCCCCTTCGATGACCTCGCTGGAGAACTCCGGCTCGACGCCGGCGAGCGCGGCCCGTTCCCGGAGCAGTCCCAGGGTGGGCCGGCAGGTGGTCGGCAGGGTCGCGAGCACGCGGATGCGGCTCCCCGCGCGCACCGCGGCATCCGCCATCGCCTCGTCCACGCGCAGCACGGGAACCCCGGCGGCGGCCGCGGCGGGGGCCGCGAGCTCCGAGATCGAGGAGCAGGTGAACATGACGGCGTCCGCTCCCCCGGCCGCCGCGGCCCGCACCAGGTCGTCGATCCGCTCGCGGACGGATGCCGCGCGCTCATCGTCGCCGAGGTCGGCGACGATCTTGTCGTCGAGGTAGTTCACCACCGTCGCGCCGGGCAGATACTCGGCCGCCAGCGCCCCGAACGGAGCGATGTTCACGGCACCGGTGTGGAGGAACGCGATCCGCTGTGCAGAGCCCATGCAGTCAGCCTCTCAGCTTCTCAGCCCTTGAGGGCGCCGCCGGACATGCCGGCCATGATCTTCTTGTTGAGCGTCAGGAACAGGATGAGCAGCACGAGGATGTTGATGCTGACCGCCGCGAACAGCGGTCCGTACTGCGTCGACCCATACTCGTCGCTGAGACTCAGCAGCCCCACCTGGATGGTGGCGAGGTCGGGCCTGGTCGTGAACGTCAGGGCGATCAGCAGGTCGTTCCACACGCTGAAGAACTGCACGAGGCCGATCGTCAGGATCGCGTTCTTCATCATCGGGATGCCGATCACGAAGAACGACCGCAGCGGCCCCGAGCCGTCGACCGTGGCCGCCTCGAAGATCTCTCGGGGAACCGATCGGAAGTACGTCGCCATGAGGAACGTCGTGAGCGGCAGGCCCATCACGGTGTACGTGATGATGAGCGGCCACAGCGTGTCGGTGATGCCGATGCGGAAGTAGGTGATGAACAGCGGGACGAGGATCATCTGACCCGGCACCATGATGCCGGCGAGGATGTAGAGCAGGACGCCGTTGCGGCCCTTCCAGATCATCACCTCGAGGGCGTACCCCGCCGCGACACCGATGAAGACGATCAGCAGCACCGACGGGATCGTCACGAGCACGCTGTTGAGCCAGTTGCGGGCGACGTTGCCGTTCGTCAGGGCGGTGACGTAGTTGTCGAACTGCCACGTCTCGGGGAGCGAGAGCGCCGGATTGGAGAGGAACTCGGACTGGGTCTTGAACGAGCCCAGCACCATCCAGACCTGCGGGTAGAGCACCACGATCATCAGCACCGCGACGATGATCCACACCGGGAGCCGGCGGACCGCGCGCAGGAGACCACGGCGGGTGCGGTTGGGCGCGGGCCGGTGGACGGTGGGCGTGGCGACCGTGGCGGCGGTCTCGGGCTGCGTCAGGGTCATGTCAGGCCTCCGCCTTGCGACGCGACGATCGGAAGATCGCGAGGGTGAACACCAGGCAGAGAGCGGTGAGGAGGACGGCGATGGTGGAGCCGTAGCCGTACTCGGCGTACTCGAACGCGGTGCGGTACATGTACAGCGTCATCGGCGCGGTGGACGTGCCGGGGCCGCCGCCGTTGAGGGCGAGGAGGCTGTCGAACACCTTCAGGGTCGCGTTCAGGCTGAAGATGATGGAGGAGAGCAGGATCGGCAGCGACAGCGGCACGACGATGTGGCGGACGAGCTTGAGACCGTTCGCCCCGTCGAGCCGGGCCGACTCGATGACCTCCTCGGGGATGTCGAGGAGTCCTGCGTACAGGAGCACGGCATAGAAGCCCATCGAGCTCCACAGCGTCATCACGATGGCGGTGGTCATGGTCCCCACCGTCGAGGCGAGCACCTCCACGCTCTCGCCGCCGAAGAAGTTGATGATGTCGTTGACAGGGCCCTGGTTCTCACCGACGGCGACGAAGCTGCGGAAGAGCAGGGCCACGGCCACCGTCGGAAGGACGGTCGGGAAGAAGACCAGCGTCCGCACGAGGGTCGAGCCCTTGCGCAGGACGAAGACGTACAGCAGCGCCAGGGCATAGCCGAGGGCCACCTGAAGGGCGGTCGCGACGACCGCGAAGAAGACGCTCACCCACATCGACTGCAGGGCGGCGGGGTCGGTGAAGAAGGTGGCGAAGTTCTGCAGCCCCACCCACTCGAAGCCGCGGAGCGAGTTGCCCTCGAAGAACGAGAGGCCGAGCGACCAGCCGACCGGGACGACCTTCAGCAGCGTGTACAGCACCAGGGCCGGTGCCAGCAGGATGAAGATCGTCTTCCGATCTCCGAAGATCGAGTTCATCTGCGAACTGCTTTCTCGTGTGGAACCGGCTCCCCGGGGGAGCGCCCGGGGAGCCGGTGCGGGATGTCAGCCGTTGGCGTCGATGCTCGCCTGGAGCTCGGCCATGTAGTCCTCCGCGCTCATCTGACCGGTCGTGAGCAGCGTCGCGTTCGTCGATGCGAGCGAGTTGCTCTTCGAGTCCATCAGAGCCTCGAACCACAGTACGGTCTCGTCGATGCCCGCGATCCGCTCCTGCATCTCGGCCGTGTTCGCCGAGAGGTCGGTGACCTCGCCGTTGACCTTGAAGCCCGAGATGACGCCGGCGTCCTGCAGCGCCTGCTGGCCGTAGTTCTCGGCGATGCAGCTCACCCAGTCGACGACCTTGGGCCCGAACTGCTCGGCGTTGATGATCATCGGGGCACCGGCGTTGGCCGCGTACTGGTCGATCGAACCCTTGCCGCCCTCGACCTCGGGGAACGGCATGAACCCGACGTTCTCGCCGCCGATCTGGTTGCGCTCGGGGTCGTTGATGGCGCTCAGCAGCCACGAGCCGTCGTAGGTCATCGCGGCCTGGCCGGTGAGGAACATGTTCGACGAGGTGTCGCCGTCGCGGGTCGAGAAGCCCTCGCCGAAGTAGCCGGCGGCCGCGAAGTCGGCGAGCGCCTGCGCGCCCTCGACGTACTCGGGGTCGGTGAGCTTGGCGTCGCCGTCGCGCACGGCGGCCATGGCCTCGGGCCCGACGTTGCGGAAGATGTACATGCCCATGATGCGCGTGAGCGGCCAGCCGTTGGCGCCCGCCTCGGTCATGGGGACGACGCCCGCGCCGGCCAGGGTGTCGGCTGCGTCGACGAGCTCGTCCCAGGTCTGGGGCTCCTCGATGCCGTTGTCGGCCAGGATCTCCTTGTTGTAGAAGATGCCCTCGATGTTGTACTGGTACGGCATCGAGTACATGCCGCCGTACACCTGCTCGACGGTCGAGGCGGCGGCCGGCAGGACGTTGTCCCACGCGTCGGCTCCTTCGAGCGCCGCCTTCAGGTCGCCCACGAGACCGGCGGCGTTGAGGTCGCCGTCCGGGCGGATGAGCGCGGTGCCCGCGATCGTGTGAGCCGGGAGCGCGCCCTGGCTGGCCAGCAGCGTGACCTTCTGCACGGTGTCGGCCTGCGCGACCTTCTGGTGCTCCAGCGGGAGCGCCTCGTTCTCGGCCTTGCACGCGCCCTCCGAGAGAGCGGTCAGCTGCTCCTCGAGAACGGGGTTCTCGTTGGCGGTCATGACGGTGAAAGTGTCGGGGTCGGTGCCCCCGGCCCCGCTGCCGCCGTCCGACGAGCCGGAGTCGGCGTCGCCGTTGCCTCCGGCGCATGCGGCCAGCGGCAGCACCGCTGCCAGTGCGATGCCGAGCACCGCGATGCGGCGACGGTTGCTGCGTGTATTCATAGCGTCCTCCTTGACGACGACCATGCGGGTGAAAGGTACGACACGACAGTAGGCAGGATTTCGACGTGTGTCAACAGTCAGTACTGAAATTCTATTCACTTTGAGACGATTCAGGGGTTAGACTGCATTTCCATGCAGCGTTGCGAGAACTTTCAGCCACGCTTAGTCTGACCCGCATCGGCCCGTGCTTGCCGCGACGCAGCGACCGGCACGAGACTGAACGCCACTCGGAAGGAACCGTCATGACCGCCACGACCGCGACCAGGGCCCACGCCCGGCTGCGACCCCTCGGCGCCGAGAGCGCGCGCTGGGCGAGCGGCTTCTGGGGAGATGTCCACGATCGCACGCGCGACGTGACGATCCCGCAGATCTGGTCCTCCCTGAGCGATCCGTCCGTCAGCCCGGGCCTCGCCAACTTCCGCATCGCGGCCGGCCTCGACGCCGGGGAGCACTCCGGTCCGCCGTTCATGGACGGCGACTTCTACAAGTGGCTCGAAGCCGCGATCGCCCGGCTCGAGACCGACCCCGACCCCGAGCTCGCCGCCCGCATCGAGGAGATCGCCCGCCTCATCGCGTCGGTGCAGCGCGAGGACGGCTACCTGCACACCCCCACGATCATCTCGTCCCGCAACCACGAGGACGTCATCGCCCTCGCCGACCGGTTCAACTTCGAGACGTACAACCTCGGCCACCTCATCACGGCCGGGGTGCGCCACTACGAGGTGACCGGGTCGACCACGCTGCTCGAGGCCGCCCGCAGGGCCGCCTCGTTCCTCGAGAACCTGGCGACGAACAAGCCGCTCGAGCTCGCGCGCAGTGCGATCTGCCCGTCCCACTACATGGCTGTCGTCGACCTCTACCGGGCCACCGGCGACGAGCAGTACCTGCGGCTCTCCGAGGCGTTCGTCCGCGTGCGGGACGATTTCGAGGGCGGCGACGACAACCAGGACCGCGTTCCGGTGCGGGAGCAGACGGTCGTTGCGGGCCACGCGGTTCGCGCGAACTACCTGTATGCCGGGCTCGCCGACCTCGTGGCCGAGACGGGCGACGAGGAGCTCGAGGCGGTGCTCGAGCGTCTGTGGCGCGATGTGGTCGACACCAAGCTCTACATCACCGGCGGCGCGGGCGCGCTGTACGACGGGGCCTCGCCGGACGGCTCGCCCTGGCAGCACCAGATCAGCCGCGTGCACCAGGCGTACGGGCGCGCGTACCAGCTTCCGCACACCACGGCGCACAATGAGTCGTGCGCGAACATCGGGCTGATCCTGTGGGGTGAGCGGATGCTGTCGCTCACGGGTGACGCGCAGTACGCCGACGTGATCGAGCAGGTGGCCTTCAACAGCCTGCTCTCGAGCATCAGCCTCGCGGGATCGGAGTACTTCTATACGAACCCGCTGCGTCAGGTGCGCGACCTCCCCTATGCGCTCCGCAGGCCGGGTGACACCGCGCTGCATCCGACTCCGCCGCCGCCGCCGTCGGACGAGCGCCTGCGCGAGCCGTACCTCTCGTGCTTCTGCTGCCCGCCCAACATCGCCCGCACGCTCGCGCGATTCCACGAGCGCGCCGCGTCCGTCGGCGACGACGGGCTGTTCGTCCACCTCTACGGGGGCAGCACGGTCGACGTGACCGCCGAGGACGGGCGGCGTCTCGCCCTCCGCGAGGACGGGGACTATCCGTGGTCGGAGCGGCTGACCTTCACAGTGACGGATGCCGCGGCGGGCGGCATCCCGCTGCACCTGCGCATCCCCGGCTGGTCGTCGGGCGCGACGCTCGCGGTCAACGGCGAGGCCGTGGCGACGGGCGAGCCGGGCACGTACGCCCGGATCGATCGGCAGTGGCGGACGGGCGACGTCGTCGAGCTCACGCTGCCGATGCCGGTGCGCGTGCTGCGGGCGCACCGGCTGGCTGAGGAGGCGACGAACCAGGTCGCGGTGCGCCGGGGACCGGTCGTGTACTGCGTCGAGAGCGCGGATCTGCCCGAGGGCGTCGTGCTCGAGCAGGTCGCCCTGCGCCGCGGGGCGGCGTTCCGGCCCGTCGAGACCGAGGTCGCCGGCCGGCGCGTCGTGGCGCTCGAGACCCGGGCCCTCGTGCTCCCGGCGTCGGACGAGGACGCCCTCTACGACGACGTGGCCGACGCGGACCTGCGCGAGGCGACCGTGCGGCTCGTCCCGTACTACGCGTGGGGCAACCGCGGTGCCGGCGAGATGTCGGTCTGGCTCCCGCTGGTCTGGTGACGCGCATGAACTCTCAGCACCCGGTCGCGGCATCCGTCACCGCGACGTACATCATCGAGACGTCCCTTCCGCTTCAGCAGGCGGCGGAAGTGCTCGCCGGCGAGCAGTCCACGGGCACCTTCGTGCGCGTCGAGCGCGAGTCGGACGACCTGCGAGCGCGCTTCGCCGCGCAGGTCGTCGCGATCGAGGAGCTGCCGCTCACCGGCGCCTCCCCCCTCCCCGGCGCCGTCGGCGACCCCGCCCTGCGCCGGCGGGCCCGGCTGCGGCTGCGGTTCCCGCTCGACAACTTCGGCCCGTCGCTGCCGAACCTGCTCGCCGCCGTCGCGGGGAATCTGTTCGAGATCAAGGAGCTCGCCGCGATCCGTCTGGTCGACCTCGAGCTGCCGGCGGCGTTCGCCGAGCGCTATGCCGGCCCGGCGTTCGGCGTCCAGGGCACGCGGCGGCTCGTCGGGCGCCCCGACGGAGCCATGATCGGGACGATCGTGAAGCCCAGCATCGGGCTCGCCCCGGCGGAGCTCGCCGAGGTGGTGGCGCAGCTCGCCGAGTCGGGCATCGACTTCATCAAGGACGACGAACTGCAGGGCAACGGCCCGAGCGCGCCGCTCGCCGAGCGCGTCGCCGCGGTGATGCCGGTGCTCGAGCGCTACGCCGATCGCTACGGCCGCAAGCCGATGTACGCCTTCAACATCACCGACGACATCGGTCGGCTCGAGGCCAACCACGACCTCGTCGTCGCCGCCGGCGGCACCTGCGTCATGGCGTGCATCAACCTCGTCGGGCTGCCGGGACTGGAGTTCCTGCGGCGCCACAGCGCCGTCCCGATTCACGGGCACCGCGCGATGTTCGGGGCGTTCGGACGCTCGGAGCAGGTCGGGATAGGGTTCCGTGCGTGGCAGAAGCTCGCGCGCCTGGCCGGCGCCGATCACCTGCACACCAACGGCATCAGCAACAAGTTCTACGAGACGGACGACCAGGTGCTCGACTCGATCGCGGCGGTGCGTGAGTCGCTGCTGGGGCTCACCCCCACGGTGCCCGTGCTGTCGTCGGGGCAGTGGGGCGGCCTCGCCCACGCGACGTACTCCGCCGTGGGCACCACCGACCTGCTCGTGCTCGCCGGCGGCGGCATCCACGGTCATCCGGACGGGGCGGCCGCGGGTGTGGCGAGCATGCGCGACGCGTGGGCGTCGGCGGCACGCGGCGAGACCATCGACGACGCGTACGAGAGCTCGCCCGCCCTGCGTCGCGCGGCGGAGCTGTTCGGGCCCGTCCGTGCCTAGAGCCCGCGTCGCCTTCTACGGCGAC from the Microbacterium atlanticum genome contains:
- a CDS encoding glycoside hydrolase family 127 protein — translated: MTATTATRAHARLRPLGAESARWASGFWGDVHDRTRDVTIPQIWSSLSDPSVSPGLANFRIAAGLDAGEHSGPPFMDGDFYKWLEAAIARLETDPDPELAARIEEIARLIASVQREDGYLHTPTIISSRNHEDVIALADRFNFETYNLGHLITAGVRHYEVTGSTTLLEAARRAASFLENLATNKPLELARSAICPSHYMAVVDLYRATGDEQYLRLSEAFVRVRDDFEGGDDNQDRVPVREQTVVAGHAVRANYLYAGLADLVAETGDEELEAVLERLWRDVVDTKLYITGGAGALYDGASPDGSPWQHQISRVHQAYGRAYQLPHTTAHNESCANIGLILWGERMLSLTGDAQYADVIEQVAFNSLLSSISLAGSEYFYTNPLRQVRDLPYALRRPGDTALHPTPPPPPSDERLREPYLSCFCCPPNIARTLARFHERAASVGDDGLFVHLYGGSTVDVTAEDGRRLALREDGDYPWSERLTFTVTDAAAGGIPLHLRIPGWSSGATLAVNGEAVATGEPGTYARIDRQWRTGDVVELTLPMPVRVLRAHRLAEEATNQVAVRRGPVVYCVESADLPEGVVLEQVALRRGAAFRPVETEVAGRRVVALETRALVLPASDEDALYDDVADADLREATVRLVPYYAWGNRGAGEMSVWLPLVW
- a CDS encoding RuBisCO large subunit C-terminal-like domain-containing protein — translated: MNSQHPVAASVTATYIIETSLPLQQAAEVLAGEQSTGTFVRVERESDDLRARFAAQVVAIEELPLTGASPLPGAVGDPALRRRARLRLRFPLDNFGPSLPNLLAAVAGNLFEIKELAAIRLVDLELPAAFAERYAGPAFGVQGTRRLVGRPDGAMIGTIVKPSIGLAPAELAEVVAQLAESGIDFIKDDELQGNGPSAPLAERVAAVMPVLERYADRYGRKPMYAFNITDDIGRLEANHDLVVAAGGTCVMACINLVGLPGLEFLRRHSAVPIHGHRAMFGAFGRSEQVGIGFRAWQKLARLAGADHLHTNGISNKFYETDDQVLDSIAAVRESLLGLTPTVPVLSSGQWGGLAHATYSAVGTTDLLVLAGGGIHGHPDGAAAGVASMRDAWASAARGETIDDAYESSPALRRAAELFGPVRA